One part of the Lotus japonicus ecotype B-129 chromosome 2, LjGifu_v1.2 genome encodes these proteins:
- the LOC130738586 gene encoding kunitz trypsin inhibitor 5-like, translating into MTMFQILPLCFLSLLVLNTQPLLADEPEPAAVDMQGNPILPGVKYYVRPVSAENGGLALGHTRNKTCPLDIILDPFSLGTPTVFQTSSSSDLGYIPISTDLTVEMPVLKSPCKEPKVWRIAKEGADFWFVSTQGVPGNDASRFKIVRFEEGDNHANEGEIYSFSYCPSIWGYICAPVGIYVDDDGTQVMAVGAGVGKPYHVRFQKVSSAYLELKNQDFSSV; encoded by the coding sequence atgacCATGTTTCAAATACTTCCACTGTGCTTCCTTTCTCTTTTAGTCCTCAACACACAGCCACTCCTAGCAGATGAACCAGAGCCAGCAGCGGTTGATATGCAAGGGAATCCTATACTCCCCGGAGTGAAGTACTACGTTAGGCCGGTTTCCGCCGAGAACGGAGGCCTCGCTCTCGGCCACACAAGGAACAAGACATGCCCTCTTGATATCATCCTTGACCCTTTTTCCCTTGGCACACCAACCGTGTTCcagacatcatcatcatcagaccTTGGCTACATCCCAATAAGCACCGATCTCACCGTTGAGATGCCGGTATTAAAGAGCCCATGCAAGGAGCCGAAAGTGTGGCGGATCGCGAAGGAAGGGGCAGATTTCTGGTTTGTGAGCACTCAGGGTGTCCCAGGGAACGATGCTAGCAGGTTCAAGATTGTGAGATTTGAAGAAGGTGATAACCATGCCAATGAAGGTGAGATCTATAGCTTCAGTTACTGCCCCTCAATATGGGGTTATATTTGTGCTCCTGTGGGGATCTATGTAGATGATGATGGAACCCAAGTTATGGCTGTTGGTGCTGGTGTTGGTAAGCCATACCATGTGAGGTTTCAAAAGGTTTCTTCCGCATACCTTGAGTTGAAGAACCAAGATTTTAGCAGTGTGTAA
- the LOC130736752 gene encoding uncharacterized protein LOC130736752, whose translation MVRSKRHGRKAPSAAAHPSASLESIPQHSEPIRQLSEPILQQSEPIPQQSEPIPQQSEPRSDAVQNQPRRRRGGSESTQPHKKTPTRYWTVDLIGEDGVVTKASLRVKDLRYDLPGGKKIVVEWNRNCQPVGDSGGLLGGYLGELASNASKFPINFVNWHKVSSTHKNHVWNDSIKKKFIVNEEGHRKYILENLGKKWRDSRARMYADCFREQNTWEQNLEACPDGVPLEQWVSFLEYRASEKAKKYSEKNTANRLKQTVPHTLGTMTIARKKHELETQTRRSYSRVELYSITHKRSDGSFVNDEAREKNEQLEMAIDNNMSEEEAFTTIIGKEQYGRVRGMGFGVCPSQVLEGFGGSSSGSSSSQVTQLQSELEAERARVDALEKALEKEVTKFKSMEEQLAFLMQHVIGYGFNQVSDVGSPNEVRRSSSASHQPVNNGPST comes from the exons aTGGTTAGATCAAAGAGGCATGGTCGCAAGGCTCCTTCTGCAGCAGCACATCCATCAGCGAGCCTTGAGTCTATACCTCAGCACAGTGAGCCTATACGTCAGCTCAGTGAGCCTATACTTCAGCAAAGTGAGCCCATACCTCAGCAAAGTGAGCCTATACCTCAGCAAAGTGAGCCTAGAAGTGATGCAGTCCAAAATCAGCCACGTAGACGACGTGGAGGGTCTGAATCCACACAACCTCATAAGAAAACACCTACGAGATATTGGACAGTGGACCTTATTG GCGAGGATGGGGTTGTGACAAAAGCTAGCTTGCGAGTAAAAGATTTGCGTTATGACCTTCCTGGAGGTAAGAAAATTGTGGTTGAATGGAATAGGAATTGTCAACCGGTTGGAGATTCTGGAGGCCTTTTGGGGGGTTATCTAGGGGAGCTTGCATCTAATGCCTCTAAGTTTCCTATCAATTTTGTGAATTGGCATAAAGTTTCTAGCACACACAAGAACCATGTGTGGAATGATAGCATAAAG AAAAAATTCATAGTGAATGAAGAAGGacatagaaaatatatattggAAAATTTGGGGAAAAAATGGAGGGACAGCCGCGCTCGAATGTATGCTGATTGTTTTAGAGAACAGAATACTTGGGAACAAAACCTTGAGGCGTGCCCTGATGGTGTTCCCTTGGAGCAATGGGTTTCTTTCTTAGAGTATCGTGCCTCTGAAAAAGCTAAG AAGTATTCTGAGAAAAATACTGCAAACAGACTCAAGCAAACAGTCCCTCACACTCTTGGGACAATGACAATTGCAAGAAAAAAACATGAGTTG GAAACACAAACTAGAAGATCATACAGTAGAGTTGAGTTGTATTCCATTACCCATAAGAGAAGCGATGGATCTTTTGTCAATGATGAGGCTAGAGAAAAAAAT GAACAACTTGAGATGGCTATTGATAACAATATGTCTGAAGAAGAAGCTTTCACGACTATAATTGGAAAAGAACAATATGGGCGTGTGCGAGGCATGGGCTTTGGTGTTTGCCCCTCTCAAGTCCTCGAAGGTTTTGGGGGCTCATCATCCGGCAGTTCCTCATCACAAGTTACTCAGCTGCAATCAGAGTTAGAAGCAGAACGTGCTAGAGTTGATGCTTTGGAAAAAGCTTTGGAAAAAGAAGTCACAAAGTTTAAGAGTATGGAGGAACAACTTGCATTTCTTATGCAGCATGTCATTGGCTATGGATTTAATCAG GTTAGCGATGTAGGCTCCCCGAATGAAGTAAGGCGATCTTCATCCGCCAGTCATCAACCTGTAAACAATGGACCATCTACTTAG
- the LOC130736750 gene encoding uncharacterized protein LOC130736750, with protein MMVWGVWRARNDMVFNKVRPESQQILNMALSVRRDWLEHQAVKGTQRHEQASWSPPSEGFLKINIDAGWSGKEGTGYGLVVRNAEGVFQAAATKYVDHRMDPLLAEALCFRWSVQKALDWNLDQLIFSSDCKQLVEAFKSPHSFPILQHIIDDCLSLVPTFTKFDFIFEGRSTNRVAHALAADCHLYPNCSWWGDPPVGILLSLAADSSFSF; from the coding sequence ATGATGGTGTGGGGGGTTTGGAGGGCAAGGAATGACATGGTTTTTAACAAAGTTAGGCCTGAGAGTCAACAGATATTGAATATGGCTTTATCAGTGAGAAGAGATTGGCTGGAACACCAAGCTGTCAAAGGGACTCAAAGGCATGAGCAGGCCAGCTGGTCTCCTCCAAGTGAGGGTTTTTTGAAGATCAACATTGATGCAGGTTGGTCTGGCAAGGAGGGTACAGGGTATGGGTTAGTGGTGAGAAATGCAGAAGGTGTGTTTCAAGCAGCAGCAACTAAGTATGTGGATCATCGTATGGACCCCCTCTTGGCAGAAGCTCTTTGCTTCAGATGGAGTGTGCAAAAGGCTTTGGATTGGAACCTGGACCAGCTTATTTTCTCTTCAGATTGCAAGCAGCTTGTAGAAGCTTTCAAGAGCCCACATAGTTTTCCTATTTTACAGCATATTATAGATGATTGTTTAAGTTTAGTTCCTACTTTTACTAAATTTGACTTTATTTTTGAAGGCAGGAGCACCAATAGGGTGGCCCATGCGTTAGCTGCTGATTGTCATTTGTATCCAAACTGCTCTTGGTGGGGAGACCCTCCAGTAGGGATTCTTCTTAGCTTGGCAGCtgattcttctttttctttttga
- the LOC130736753 gene encoding uncharacterized protein LOC130736753, translating to MHVMVAGYGVDCGILFPNFKGMLMRGRMVWCFGWYKIGKQGKFGFLIVFVTCVRDTLYCGSAKTYVVNYNFVIFLTTETKAMDKSWISMPRNSLAYEQGVKSFLDFAFERSSVDGKILCPCVLCECRKWQIKDVVYDHLIVKQFPKNYTFWFYHRESGHVENENVGRENVSSSAQNIVTNENTIQNMLNEAFGVDRHRVNEPNEEFAQGEGEMSNVEQQGHQAREFYDLAKDGEQPLYEGCTRFSKLSFIVKLYHIKCLCKMTDKAMTMILELLHDAFEHAKIPSSFYEAKKSITKLGLGYEKIHACPRNCMLYWGADENLEQCKVCQRSRWREPETNGENQVSVDENCHKKVPRKVLRYFPLKPRLQRLFMSSKTAEDMRWHAVSANNDGMMRHPRDSAAWKEFDTKNTSFSGDPRNVRLGLAADGFNPHSVLSASNSIWPVILIPYNTPPWVCMKSTSFILSMIIPGKKPPGNDIDIYLQPLIKELKELWNDGVDAYDASKREMFKLYAALMWTISDFPGLSNLSGWNTYTGLACPTCNFDAVPCRLQHSKKWCFMGHRRFLDTRHKFRLNKIRFNGEQESRDAPKSLSGSEIFAQVKNINVVFGRKDKRVGNRKRSRGDRDSSQSGTQQWKKKSIFFELPYWEHNKLRHNLDVMHIEKNVCENILFTLLNDGKSKDHLKARKDLQAMGFRHDLWPDENGKYPLAIYTMTNQGKKSFLTTLSNIIVPDGYSSNISRCIDMENFRLSGMLKSHDFHILMEQLLPLAMRTTVPNEVSKVLNGLSSFFRKLCSKVLSVPDLDRLQHDIVLTLCNMEILFPPSFFTVMVHLIVHLVEEAKLGGPVYYRWMYPIERYLGLLKSYVRNKAQPTGSIAEGYLMQEILTFCSRYLDDIETVWNRPRRVDDEPIDTQPKTREAELFPKVGKSVGRHSYFTLSSVEKLQAHRHVLTNCPIVDPYLQKFRDIVRRQLRRTTRSASEIDKKVHKEFAGWFYNHIFSNANDLNEADKSVLLCLAEGPEREARRFSAYNVNGYKFGTVARDKGLRTQNSGVFGSFGTRSYSSRSDTQMRFGGVPYYGKLIDIIELSYSGLFTVPLFKCKWANTTNPRGMKKDDLGFTSINFTRPIHTGDHEDDEPFINASEAQMVFYVDDEKEKGWSIPIHLNPRDLYDMGEVIEEVIVSDEAFPSQNLEEIFPDTTEHVQLARVATDDDPLDYIIVENIDGDDIQDYIVT from the exons ATGCATGTGATGGTTGCTGGTTATGGCGTGGATTGTGGGATTTTGTTTCCTAATTTTAAGGGGATGCTG ATGAGAGGGCGCATGGTGTGGTGTTTTGGTTGGTATAAGATAGGGAAGCAAGGGAAATTTGGA TTTCTCATTGTGTTTGTGACCTGTGTTCGTGACACTCTCTATTGTGGTTCAG ccaAGACCTATGTAGTAAATTACAACTTTGTTATATTTCTTACTACAGAAACTAAAGCAATGGATAAGTCATGGATTTCGATGCCCCGAAATTCACTTGCATATGAGCAAGGGGTTAAGAGTTTTTTAGATTTTGCTTTTGAACGTAGTTCTGTTGATGGCAAAATATTATGCCCATGTGTTCTATGTGAATGTAGAAAGTGGCAAATTAAGGATGTGGTATATGATCACTTAATTGTTAAGCAATTCCCGAAAAATTACACCTTCTGGTTTTACCATAGGGAGTCCGGTCATGTGGAAAATGAAAACGTTGGTAGGGAAAATGTTTCAAGTTCAGCACAAAACATTGTGACCAATGAAAATACTATCCAGAACATGTTGAATGAAGCTTTTGGAGTTGACAGACACCGTGTGAATGAACCAAATGAAGAATTCGCACAAGGTGAAGGAGAAATGTCAAATGTAGAGCAGCAAGGACATCAAGCTAGAGAGTTTTACGACTTAGCAAAAGATGGGGAACAACCATTGTATGAAGGGTGCACACGATTTTCTAAACTCTCTTTCATAGTGAAGTTGTATCATATCAAATGCCTATGTAAGATGACTGATAAGGCTATGACAATGATACTAGAACTACTACATGATGCATTTGAACATGCTAAGATTCCGAGTTCATTCTATGAGGCAAAGAAATCTATAACCAAGCTTGGATTGGGCTATGAAAAGATACATGCATGTCCAAGAAATTGTATGTTGTACTGGGGTGCAGATGAAAACCTGGAACAATGCAAAGTTTGTCAGAGATCTAGATGGAGGGAACCTGAGACAAATGGTGAGAATCAGGTGTCTGTTGATGAAAATTGTCACAAGAAAGTTCCTAGGAAAGTACTTCGTTACTTTCCTCTTAAACCTCGATTGCAAAGATTGTTTATGTCTTCAAAGACTGCTGAGGATATGAGATGGCATGCTGTGTCTGCTAATAATGATGGGATGATGAGGCATCCTAGAGATTCCGCCGCTTGGAAGGAGTTTGACACAAAAAACACATCATTTAGTGGAGATCCACGAAATGTTCGTCTTGGATTGGCTGCCGATGGTTTTAATCCCCATAGTGTATTGAGTGCGAGTAATAGCATCTGGCCAGTTATTCTCATACCCTACAACACTCCTCCATGGGTGTGTATGAAGTCGACGTCTTTTATCCTTTCAATGATAATTCCTGGTAAAAAACCACCAGGGAATGACATAGATATTTACTTGCAGCCTCTAATCAAGGAGTTGAAGGAGTTATGGAATGATGGTGTAGATGCTTATGATGCTTCAAAGCGTGAGATGTTCAAATTGTATGCTGCTTTAATGTGGACCATTAGTGACTTCCCTGGGCTTTCAAATCTTTCTGGATGGAACACCTACACAGGATTGGCTTGTCCTACATGTAATTTTGACGCTGTCCCTTGCCGCCTTCAGCACAGTAAAAAATGGTGTTTTATGGGTCACCGTCGATTCCTTGATACGAGACATAAATTTAGACTGAACAAGATTCGGTTTAATGGAGAGCAAGAATCACGTGATGCACCAAAATCATTGTCTGGCTCTGAAATTTTTGCACAGGTTAAGAACATTAATGTGGTATTTGGTAGAAAAGATAAAAGAGTTGGCAACCGAAAGAGATCTCGTGGTGACCGAGATTCCTCACAAAGCGGCACTCAACAATGGAAGAAAAAAAGCATATTTTTTGAACTTCCATATTGGGAGCACAATAAGTTGCGTCACAATCTTGATGTCATGCACATCGAAAAGAATGTGTGCGAAAATATCCTATTTACCTTGCTAAATGATGGAAAGTCAAAAGATCACTTGAAAGCTCGAAAAGACCTTCAAGCGATGGGCTTTAGGCATGACCTTTGGCCAGATGAGAATGGAAAATATCCTTTAGCTATTTATACAATGACTAATCAAGGAAAGAAGTCATTTTTAACAACTTTAAGCAATATCATTGTACCAGATGGTTATTCAAGCAACATTTCTAGGTGCATTGATATGGAGAATTTTCGATTGAGTGGAATGCTAAAAAGCCATGATTTTCATATATTGATGGAGCAATTGCTACCGTTGGCCATGCGGACAACAGTGCCCAATGAAGTCTCAAAAGTTTTGAATGGATTAAGCTCATTCTTTAGGAAACTATGCTCAAAAGTGTTGAGTGTGCCTGATTTAGATCGATTGCAGCATGATATTGTGCTCACTCTTTGTAACATGGAGATATTATTCCCCCCTTCGTTCTTCACGGTCATGGTTCATTTAATTGTCCACCTTGTTGAAGAAGCGAAGCTTGGAGGTCCTGTATATTATCGATGGATGTACCCTATAGAAAG GTACTTAGGATTGTTAAAATCCTACGTGCGCAACAAGGCACAACCTACAGGCTCTATAGCAGAAGGCTACCTAATGCAAGAGATCCTAACATTTTGTTCAAGGTACCTCGATGACATTGAGACCGTATGGAATAGACCACGTCGTGTTGATGATGAGCCTATTGATACGCAACCTAAAACACGAGAAGCAGAATTGTTTCCTAAAGTGGGAAAATCAGTTGGTCGCCATTCATATTTCACCCTTTCATCCGTTGAAAAACTACAAGCTCATCGACATGTTCTAACCAATTGCCCAATAGTTGATCCATATCTTCA GAAATTTAGAGATATTGTGCGGAGGCAACTAAGAAGGACTACAAGAAGTGCGAGTGAGATAGACAAAAAGGTTCATAAAGAGTTTGCTGGTTGGTTCTATAATCAT ATTTTTAGTAATGCGAACGACCTTAATGAAGCAGACAAATCAGTTCTTCTTTGTCTTGCTGAAGGTCCTGAAAGGGAGGCTAGAAGGTTCAGTGCATATAATGTCAACGGATATAAATTCGGTACAGTGGCTCGAGACAAAGGATTGAGAACTCAAAATAGTGGGGTTTTCGGCTCATTTGGAACAAGAAGTTACTCTAGTCGTAGTGATACCCAAATGAGATTTGGAGGGGTTCCTTACTATGGGAAGCTGATAGACATAATTGAGCTGAGCTATAGTGGCTTATTCACGGTTCCTTTATTTAAATGTAAATGGGCTAATACCACCAATCCTAGAGGAATGAAAAAAGATGATTTGGGTTTTACCTCAATTAACTTCACAAGACCTATACATACTGGAGATCATGAAGATGATGAGCCTTTTATTAATGCTTCGGAAGCCCAAATGGTTTTTTATGTTGATGATGAGAAAGAAAAGGGCTGGAGTATACCCATACATTTGAATCCAAGGGACTTATATGACATGGGTGAAGTTATTGAAGAGGTAATTGTATCTGATGAGGCATTTCCATCACAAAACTTGGAGGAAATTTTTCCGGATACTACCGAACATGTACAATTGGCAAGAGTTGCTACAGATGATGATCCTCTAGATTATATCAttgttgaaaatattgatgGTGACGATATTCAAGATTATATAGTTACATGA